In Ovis aries strain OAR_USU_Benz2616 breed Rambouillet chromosome 8, ARS-UI_Ramb_v3.0, whole genome shotgun sequence, a single window of DNA contains:
- the CD24 gene encoding signal transducer CD24: MGRAIVARLGLGLLLLALLLPTQTYSNQTTVVTPSSNSSQTTSPAPHPANATTKASDGTLQSTASLFVISVSLLHLYC, from the exons ATGGGGAGAGCGATCGTAGCCAGGCTCGGACTGGGGCTGCTGCTTCTGGCGCTGCTCTTACCTACGCAG acTTACTCAAATCAAACAACCGTTGTAACACCTTCAAGTAACTCCTCCCAGACTACCTCACCTGCCCCTCATCCAGCCAATGCCACCACCAAGGCAAGCGATGGTACTCTGCAGTCAACAGCCAGTCTCTTTGTGATCTCGGTCTCCCTTCTACATCTCTACTGTTAA